From one Candidatus Edwardsbacteria bacterium genomic stretch:
- the ltaE gene encoding low-specificity L-threonine aldolase translates to MKIIDLRSDTVTRPTPAMMKAMMAAPLGDDVLGDDPTVIKLQSETAQLLGKSAGLFVPSGTMGNQLAIMTHTRPGDEVILDYESHIFRYEVAGAAVMSGVQFNALSGPGGALSVKQIQDAIRPEDIHQPATTLVCLENTHNRAGGTIYPIEEIDRIYRICRKNKIQMHLDGARLWNASVASGIALREYAKYFDSVMVCFSKGLGCPVGSVLAGEQKFIAKATRNRKMMGGGMRQAGLLAGAGLYSLKHNIKRMTDDHRRAKMLGQRISQISKIKIDLMSVQTNIIVFDIKRTGMTPEQAMVKLAKKGLWVVPFGETKLRAVTHLDVDDGDISQASKILKAVF, encoded by the coding sequence ATGAAAATAATTGACCTGCGTTCCGATACCGTCACCCGGCCCACCCCGGCCATGATGAAGGCCATGATGGCCGCTCCGTTGGGGGATGACGTGCTGGGCGACGACCCCACCGTCATCAAACTGCAAAGCGAGACCGCCCAACTGCTGGGCAAGTCGGCAGGACTGTTCGTGCCCTCCGGCACCATGGGAAACCAGCTGGCCATCATGACTCACACCCGGCCCGGTGACGAGGTGATCTTGGATTATGAATCGCATATCTTTCGTTACGAGGTGGCCGGGGCGGCGGTGATGTCCGGAGTGCAGTTCAACGCCCTAAGCGGACCCGGCGGGGCATTGAGCGTCAAACAGATACAGGATGCCATCCGGCCGGAGGACATCCACCAGCCGGCCACCACCTTGGTCTGCCTGGAGAACACCCACAACCGGGCCGGTGGAACGATATATCCCATAGAGGAAATTGACAGGATTTACAGGATCTGCAGGAAAAATAAGATCCAAATGCATCTGGACGGGGCCCGTTTGTGGAATGCCTCAGTGGCCAGCGGAATTGCTTTAAGGGAATATGCCAAATATTTCGACTCGGTGATGGTCTGTTTCTCCAAGGGCTTGGGCTGCCCGGTGGGCTCGGTGCTGGCCGGCGAACAAAAGTTCATTGCCAAAGCGACCCGCAATCGTAAGATGATGGGCGGGGGCATGCGCCAGGCGGGGCTGCTGGCCGGGGCCGGATTATATTCTCTAAAGCATAACATCAAAAGGATGACCGATGACCATAGGAGGGCAAAGATGCTAGGCCAGAGGATATCTCAAATATCAAAAATCAAAATTGATTTGATGAGCGTGCAGACAAATATTATCGTATTTGACATCAAGCGGACCGGGATGACCCCGGAGCAGGCCATGGTAAAACTGGCTAAAAAGGGCCTGTGGGTGGTGCCGTTCGGCGAGACCAAGCTCCGGGCGGTAACTCACCTGGATGTGGATGATGGGGATATTAGTCAAGCCAGTAAAATATTAAAGGCCGTTTTTTAA